The segment TTGCAAATTGAATCCGTCGGTAGTATTCTTTGCGCAGCTCATTTTCTGCTGTCTCTGGGGTCGGATCATTTTTTTTCCAGAACTTAATGAACGCATTCTGCTTCTGATCTTTTGGGGTGTTTTTTAGTTTCTTTAATTCTTCATCCGAAGCTATATACTTCAGGACTTCAATCGCCTCCTCAAGGTCTGCAAATGTCAGTGGTATGCCATCGATATACAACTTAAATGCACTTTCGACCGTTATGGACATGGAGCCGCTGCTAAATTTAACCTTGGCGATATATCCTCCATGTGACAGATTCTCAGTCGATATCTCAAAGATGTTTTGGGTAATTCGACCTCTACTTCTTATCCAATATTTATCGGATTGAAAAATCTGATGGTCCTGGCCTAAAACATGATATTCAACAAGTAAGCTATCATTCTCAGGAATATTATATAATTCTACATAAACATATAGCAATTTAGAATCTTCATCTTTGGTTTCTGAGACTCTTGGCTCAAACGTAACTTTCCCTTGTTTATCCCTGGAATAGAAATCTAAAAACAAAATATCACTCGTTAAAATATCTTTTGTAGAATAGTCTTTTAAAGAAACCGAACGCTTATGCCGGCCTTTTTTTTGTGTTTCCATATCTTGAAGATCAACAGTGATTTCATAAGCTTTAGGCGGCAAATCGAAACTGACTGTGCGTAAACTGAATTCGTTTACGGATTTCGTTTCCTCAAAAGAAGCCACCACTAGCTCCTGTTTAATTTTGTCGCTGTTCACAAATTTACCGGTTGTATCAAAGACCGAAATTGAAATTTCAAATTGAGCCTTGAATTTATCATCTGACTTAACAAACTGCAGTTCATTATAAAAAACCTTTATATATAAATCAAAATGGCTAAGATGAAAATCAGTGGAGGCTTTATTAAAAATTGCTACGTCAAAAAACGGTGCGTCCACAACTGAACTAAGCTCTTGTAAAGATAAGATTGGGCTGCTTGAAAAACTTAGCACCCAAAAAATCGCTAGGTGGATTCTATGCTTTGTTAATTTTTTGATGCTCATTTTACTGCTCCATTCAAAGAATTAAACAAGACGGGACTATCTCAAAAAGCAATTTAAGTGGTCATTGGAGACATTCGCCTGTTAACTCATAATCGGAAAAATCCGTAATTTTGACTTTGTAGAAGTTACCAATTTCGAGTTCTTTTGATTCTTTGATAATGACTGAGTTATCAATTTCAGGACAATCCGAAGCGGTTCTACCAATATAAGCCTTTCGTACATTATCAAATTCATCGACGAGTACGTCTTTAACGGTGCCGACACAGCTTCGGTTCAATTCAAAGGAGAGTTCAGATTGGATGTCATTTAGTTCAGCCCAGCGCTCACGTTTAATAGGGTCGGGAACCTGATTGCGTAACTTATGGGCAGGGGTGTCTTCTTCTCTGGAATAAGTAAACAATCCCAATCTTTCAAAACGGATGTCTTCCATAAAATCTGCCATTGCTCGGTGCTCTTCTTCAGTTTCACCCGGGAATCCAACAATTAACGATGTGCGAAGCGCAATTTCCGGATTTCCTTCTCTTAAAAGGGAAACAATCCGTTCAATATCTTTTCGGGTCACTTTACGAGCCATTCTTCTCAAAATTCTATCCGAGGCATGTTGAATCGGCATATCTACATATTTAAAAACCTGCTTTCTATCGACGATTATTTCAATGATATCCTCAGAAAAATGGGCGGGATAAGTGTACAGCAGGCGGATCCATTTAAATTCTTTAATTTGCGACAATCGGTCAAGTAGTGAGACCAGTTTTTTTTCGCCGTACAAATCCATTCCGTAAATCGTCGTGTCCTGTGCGATGAGGATAAGCTCCTGAACGCCTTTGGAAGCCAATATTTGGGCTTCGTCAATAAGTGATTCAATAGAGCGACTTTTAAACTTGCCGCGAATTCCGGGAATTGAACAAAAAGTGCAGGGATTTTCGCACCCTTCTGAAATTTTTAAATAAGCGTAGTGCCTTGGGGTGGTTAAAGCGCGTTCGCCGAGGAGCTCGCGTTTAAGGTCAAGCCGGTTCAGCAGTTTTTTTAAAATTTCGACCATATCGCGATTGCCGTAGAAACCGTCCACTTCTGGAATTTCTTTTACCAGCTCGGTTTGATAACGCTGCGAAAGGCAGCCCGTGACAAAAACCTTTTCGCAGTCGCCTCTTTTCTTCAACTCAACGGCTTGCAAAATTGCATCGATAGATTCCTCTTTGGCGCCTTGAATAAATCCACAAGTGTTTAGGATGATGGTTTCGGCCTCCAACGGATTCTCGACAATTTCAATGTCTTCACCTTTTAAGCCGCCGAGCAAAATCTCGGAATCAACTATATTTTTTGGACAGCCCAAAGTTGTCAAATTTATTTTCATTGAAACAAGGCCTCCACAAAAATTTCTGAGTCAAATGGTTTCAAATCATCCATCGACTCACCAAGCCCAACAAACCGCACCGGCAGATCGAGTTGATTTTGCACGGTCAAAACCATGCCTCCTTTGGCAGTGCCGTCCAGCTTTGTGACAACCAACCCAGTTACCGGAACGGCTTCCTTAAACTGCTTGGCCTGAGCAAGTGCATTCTGACCGGTGGAAGCGTCCAGAACCAACAATACTTCATGCGGCGCGGTTTCCATCGCTTTTCCTAACACCCGATTAATCTTTTTTAGCTCTTCCATCAAATTGACTTTTGTATGAAGACGACCGGCAGTATCAACAATCAGAACGTCTACGTCCCTGGCAATAGCGGCTTTCAAAGCATCGAATGCAACCGCTGCGGGATCGCCTCCCGTCTGAGTGCGCACGACGTCTACACCTGCCCGCTTCGCCCAAATCTCCAACTGTTCCGAAGCAGCCGCCCGAAAGGTGTCGGCGGCCGCTAATAATACTTTTTGGCCGCTGTCATGAAATATTTTGGCCAGTTTGCCAATCGTTGTGGTCTTGCCGGTTCCGTTCACCCCAACTACCATGACAACAAATGGCTTTATCGTTGGGTTAAAAAAGTCAGTCGCTGCCGCACCGTTTTCACTTCCGGCAGTTTTAGTCAAATGTTTAGTCAGCTCACTCTTTAGAAAAGCAGTCAGCTCTTCAGGCTCATTAAATCCTTCCCTATTTACATAATTTTGCAACTGCTCAATCACACTTAATGAAGTTTCGACGCCAAGGTCAGCGCCAATCAGTACTTCTTCGATTTGCTCTAAAAGTTCATCATCAACAGTGTATTTGTTTTTAACCAGCTTGGTGATCTCACCGAACAATCCTTCTCTGGTTTTTGCTAAGCCCTGTTTGAATTTTTCGAAAATAGATGCCATCTTTAACTTTGTTTAGCGGCTCCAACCATGCTTTTAAACTTCCCAAAATAAACTATCGAAGAAATAAAAAGTAAAACGACGTTGGTCCAAAGAAATATTTCTTTAAGAATAGGAACATCAAGTGTATAAATTATCATCAAAGTACCAAGCATGAATGCTGTCACTTTTCCAATCCTCTGTGACTCGATAACAATTTTTTGTTTAGAGATCACAAATAATCCCAGTAACAAAATCGCGATGTCCCTGGTTAGAACTAAAACCAGGAACCAAATTGGCAAATCACGCAGGTTAATTAACATTAAAGCAATGACTGCAATCGTAACTTTATCCGCGACTGGATCCAAAATTCGTCCAAAGTCGGATTGCTGATTTAATTTCCGCGCTAATTTTCCGTCAAGGGTATCTGTAAGCGCTGCGAATAACATCAGAAAAACTGCCCAATAACTTCCTGCCGTGGTATCCAATTTCAAGAAATAATAGATCGGCAGAATCAACACAACTCTTAGGAGACTTAATTGGTTGGAAAAATAAAATATCTTTCGAAAGTTCAATTTATTTGCCTGCTGCTTTCACCTTTTTATAAATACTTTAATCACATCTAAAATTAAAGATGGGTGTCGAAATAAGGCGGTTTTGAAAATGTTCGCCAGTGTCCGTTTCTCGGATGGGAGACTTAAAATCGTATCTGCACTTTTGTTCAAATCCTCGTCGGTCAATTTGTAGACGGCTTGTTTAATTTTGTAAGTGCGCTCATGATTTTTTCCCTGTGCGTGGTGCCAATCGCGGGCATATTGGGCTAATCGATTCTCACTAATATCATCCTCTTCAATCGCCTCAGCTGCAACACCCCCAGCGATTTTTCCTGCAATCATTGCAGTCGCAATTCCACCACCTGAAATTGGATTAACTTGATGAGCTGCATCACCGACAAGCATGAGGCCGTCAGTCACGATTTTTTTTAAAGTTGTTGCACAAGGAACACCTCCAACAACGGTGTAAAGCACTGCTGCGTTTGGAAAATGTCGATCGATAAATTCCTTCAAATATTTTTTAGCGGATTTAAAGCGCCCATATTCACCTGAAATGCCCAAACCAACATTGGCCACTCGATCATTTTTTGGGAAAACCCAGAGATAGCCGCCGGGCGCCACGTCTTTCCCTAAATAAAAGTAAATATATTTCGGATCAACTTTAATGTTGGAAAGAGTCATTTGCAAACAGCTTTCCATATCCTTTATTTTGATGTTCGTCCTTAAGCCGGCCCAACGACCGACACGTGACTCGACTCCATCCGCGCCAATCACCACTTTAGCACGAATGTCATGGTACTCGCCCATATGCTGAACTCGCACCCCTTGTACTGTGCCGTTCGGTTTAATTAAATCATAAACATAAGCCTTGGTCATGACCTCAACGCCGTCCATAGTGGCCATTTGAACCAGGTCATAATCAAAAATTTTTCTGTCCAGCATATAACCACGCTCTCCGCCGGTGTCTATGGCGACTTCCCTTCCATCCGGGGAAACTATGACAAAACCTTCGATTATATTCGAAATCCATCTTGGCTGCGGGTCGACAACAGATTTCAGTCCCTTTTCACCAACTGCTTCAGCGCAACGGACAGGTATCCCCACTTCACGATCTTTTTCAAGTAGAAGAACACGGGCACCATTTTTGGCAGCGTGCTTGGCAGCCCAGGCTCCTCCGGGACCGCCACCTACTACTATACAATCATAGCTATCTCGCATTCCAACTCCTGAAGCTTCTCCATTGGTGCCAAAGTTTCAACCGGACAAATCCAAACACAAAGCATGCAATCGATGCAGGTTGGCTTAATTTCAATTCTTGCTTCATATAAATCAATTGAATCAACAGGGCAGACGGCAACGCAGGCGCCGCAAAAATCGCATTTATCGTTTATAACTTCAATCATTTCAATTAGACGGAAAGATTGGGATAAGTTAAACCAAATCTGATTTTATAGTAAATCTTTGAAAGAAAGTAAATGCCCACCAGAAGAAAAAAATATGCATATTTGAAAGAAAAAGCTGTATTCGAGTAGGTGATAACCCATTTAATGCAGATGGTAAAAGTCAGAAGTAATATCGAATATTTAACAGCCCGCAGGACCTCGGTCATCTTTAGCGTGACACTTGCCCAAATGAAAAACGGTAATGAAAAAAGAGCAGGATAAAATATGAGCTCGTCATTTGAACGATAAGATAAGACTAACGCCACAACCTCAAAAATCAGAGCAAAATACACCGTTGTTTTAACCCCGAATTTGACACCGAAAGTTAGTTTCTGAGTAGAGGCATCGCCTTCAACGTCGGGCAAAGTTGTTAATAAATAAACAGCTGCAACGGAGCAAACATATGGAATCGAATAAATGACCGAATCCTGAGTTAGGGAGCCTTTTATAATCCAACCGCCAAAAAATATTAAAAACGCACCAAGCCCATTGGCGACTAAGCCCATAAGCGGGCGATCTTTGAATTTAAAAGGTTCAAAACTATAAAGCCAACCAGTCAGGATCAAAATACCAAGAAAGAGAACCCCCATTTTGATCGAAAAAATAAAGGCAAAGATAACAGCAATTGCAATCAGCGCTGCTGACTCGATGAATGCGGCTTTTGGTGTTAAATGACCGTGGGCGATTAAAAAAAGTTTTTGGTTTTTGTCATCCGTTTTTCGATCCATAATCTGATTTAAAATGAACACCGCTCCCATGAGCAGTGTCAGGAAAAGGCCGACCCAAATAAATTCAATCCCGTTGGTACCCAAAAATTGGTGATTAGTAGCTGAATTGGTTGCCGCCATGCCGTATTTACTCTGAACAAAAAAGCCGGCTAAAAATACTGTCCAAACCGGGTAAAAGAGAGTCGGTCTTAAAACAAAGAAGTAATCGAGTAGCTTAAATAGTTGCTTCATAAGGTTACTTTCTTAATTCGAATTATTTTCATCTTCAAGTTGCAGCTTGGTCATACCGTCTTCTGGTTTCAAGGGATAGTTCCCGGTGAAGCAGGCTGTACAGAAGCCACTTTTGCCGTTTGACACTGCGCTGATCATTCCTTCAAGTGAAAGGTATCCAAGGCTGTCAATGCCCAAGAATTTTCGAATTTTTTCGATGGTTTTGTCCGACGCCACAAGCTCCTGTTTGGTCGGGAAATCCATGCCGTAATAGCACGGAGCAATAATAGGCGGCGATGAAACCCGGACGTGGACTTCTTTGGCACCGGCTTTTCTTAGCATTTTCGCTAACTGTTTTAGCGTTGTACCGCGAACAATTGAATCATCGACCAAAACGACTCTTCTGTCTTTCAAAACACCTTCAACCGGATTAAACTTTACCCGAACCTTGAAATCTCTGACCGATTGCTCGGGGTGAATAAACGTCCGGCCGACATAGTGATTCCGAATCAAACCGATCTCGAACTTGATGCCCGAGCCGCTGGCATATCCGAGTGCAGCCGTGTTCGACGAGTCGGGAACAGAAATGACAATGTCGGCAGCAACGGGATGTTCAAGGGCAAGCTTTTTGCCTAACTTACGTCGCGCTTTATCCACATTTTCATCAAAAATTCTGCTATCCGGGCGGGAAAAATATACGTATTCGAATATACAGGCTTTTCGATCCGCCTTTTCTTTGAGCCAATACGAACTAACGCCGTCTTTATCTAAAACCACGATTTCACCGGGGTCAATTTCCCGAACGTATTGCGCTCCAATCAAATCAAGGGCGCACGATTCCGAAGCGATGATGTAGGTCTTTCCTTTCTTGCCTAAACAAAGCGGCCGCCAGCCGCGAGGATCCCGCAAACCGATGACTTTATTATTTGAGGCCAGAACAATGGAATAAGCTCCCTTTATTTTCGCGAATGCCGCCTGCATTTTGCCGACAATATCAGTGGCTTTCGCACGTGCCATGAGGTGGAGTACCACTTCAGTATCTGACGAGGTTTGAAAAATGGACCCTTTCTCTACCAACTCATTTCTAACTTGTCTAGAGTTAACAAAATTGCCATTGTGGGAAATAGCAATCGGACTTTCCTTGAAATTCACCATAAAAGGCTGGGCATTTGTCAGCATATTCGAGCCGGTGGTGGAGTAGCGGTTGTGGCCAATCGCCAATCTCCCTTTTAGCTCTTTTAAGGTTTTAATATCAGAAAAAGAATCGTTTACCAAACCCATACCGACATGACGAAACATATTTTTACCATCGCTGGAAACGATTCCGGAGCTTTCTTGCCCACGATGCTGGAGTGCATAGAGGCATTGATATGCATAAACAGCAGCGTCTTTATGTCCGTAAACACCAACGATACCGCAGTTCGATTTAGGTTTGTCTAAGTCGTTGCTCATCTTAAGTTTA is part of the candidate division KSB1 bacterium genome and harbors:
- a CDS encoding NAD(P)/FAD-dependent oxidoreductase — translated: MRDSYDCIVVGGGPGGAWAAKHAAKNGARVLLLEKDREVGIPVRCAEAVGEKGLKSVVDPQPRWISNIIEGFVIVSPDGREVAIDTGGERGYMLDRKIFDYDLVQMATMDGVEVMTKAYVYDLIKPNGTVQGVRVQHMGEYHDIRAKVVIGADGVESRVGRWAGLRTNIKIKDMESCLQMTLSNIKVDPKYIYFYLGKDVAPGGYLWVFPKNDRVANVGLGISGEYGRFKSAKKYLKEFIDRHFPNAAVLYTVVGGVPCATTLKKIVTDGLMLVGDAAHQVNPISGGGIATAMIAGKIAGGVAAEAIEEDDISENRLAQYARDWHHAQGKNHERTYKIKQAVYKLTDEDLNKSADTILSLPSEKRTLANIFKTALFRHPSLILDVIKVFIKR
- a CDS encoding UbiA family prenyltransferase yields the protein MKQLFKLLDYFFVLRPTLFYPVWTVFLAGFFVQSKYGMAATNSATNHQFLGTNGIEFIWVGLFLTLLMGAVFILNQIMDRKTDDKNQKLFLIAHGHLTPKAAFIESAALIAIAVIFAFIFSIKMGVLFLGILILTGWLYSFEPFKFKDRPLMGLVANGLGAFLIFFGGWIIKGSLTQDSVIYSIPYVCSVAAVYLLTTLPDVEGDASTQKLTFGVKFGVKTTVYFALIFEVVALVLSYRSNDELIFYPALFSLPFFIWASVTLKMTEVLRAVKYSILLLTFTICIKWVITYSNTAFSFKYAYFFLLVGIYFLSKIYYKIRFGLTYPNLSV
- the rimO gene encoding 30S ribosomal protein S12 methylthiotransferase RimO — protein: MKINLTTLGCPKNIVDSEILLGGLKGEDIEIVENPLEAETIILNTCGFIQGAKEESIDAILQAVELKKRGDCEKVFVTGCLSQRYQTELVKEIPEVDGFYGNRDMVEILKKLLNRLDLKRELLGERALTTPRHYAYLKISEGCENPCTFCSIPGIRGKFKSRSIESLIDEAQILASKGVQELILIAQDTTIYGMDLYGEKKLVSLLDRLSQIKEFKWIRLLYTYPAHFSEDIIEIIVDRKQVFKYVDMPIQHASDRILRRMARKVTRKDIERIVSLLREGNPEIALRTSLIVGFPGETEEEHRAMADFMEDIRFERLGLFTYSREEDTPAHKLRNQVPDPIKRERWAELNDIQSELSFELNRSCVGTVKDVLVDEFDNVRKAYIGRTASDCPEIDNSVIIKESKELEIGNFYKVKITDFSDYELTGECLQ
- the ftsY gene encoding signal recognition particle-docking protein FtsY, which encodes MASIFEKFKQGLAKTREGLFGEITKLVKNKYTVDDELLEQIEEVLIGADLGVETSLSVIEQLQNYVNREGFNEPEELTAFLKSELTKHLTKTAGSENGAAATDFFNPTIKPFVVMVVGVNGTGKTTTIGKLAKIFHDSGQKVLLAAADTFRAAASEQLEIWAKRAGVDVVRTQTGGDPAAVAFDALKAAIARDVDVLIVDTAGRLHTKVNLMEELKKINRVLGKAMETAPHEVLLVLDASTGQNALAQAKQFKEAVPVTGLVVTKLDGTAKGGMVLTVQNQLDLPVRFVGLGESMDDLKPFDSEIFVEALFQ
- a CDS encoding CDP-alcohol phosphatidyltransferase family protein, whose protein sequence is MNFRKIFYFSNQLSLLRVVLILPIYYFLKLDTTAGSYWAVFLMLFAALTDTLDGKLARKLNQQSDFGRILDPVADKVTIAVIALMLINLRDLPIWFLVLVLTRDIAILLLGLFVISKQKIVIESQRIGKVTAFMLGTLMIIYTLDVPILKEIFLWTNVVLLFISSIVYFGKFKSMVGAAKQS
- a CDS encoding 4Fe-4S binding protein, translating into MIEVINDKCDFCGACVAVCPVDSIDLYEARIEIKPTCIDCMLCVWICPVETLAPMEKLQELECEIAMIV
- a CDS encoding GWxTD domain-containing protein — encoded protein: MSIKKLTKHRIHLAIFWVLSFSSSPILSLQELSSVVDAPFFDVAIFNKASTDFHLSHFDLYIKVFYNELQFVKSDDKFKAQFEISISVFDTTGKFVNSDKIKQELVVASFEETKSVNEFSLRTVSFDLPPKAYEITVDLQDMETQKKGRHKRSVSLKDYSTKDILTSDILFLDFYSRDKQGKVTFEPRVSETKDEDSKLLYVYVELYNIPENDSLLVEYHVLGQDHQIFQSDKYWIRSRGRITQNIFEISTENLSHGGYIAKVKFSSGSMSITVESAFKLYIDGIPLTFADLEEAIEVLKYIASDEELKKLKNTPKDQKQNAFIKFWKKNDPTPETAENELRKEYYRRIQFANKKFHSLNKSGWKTDMGWVYILIGAPDSIDRNPFNQKFANSPGKTIKAIELWTYYEYNKQLLFLDELGFGDFRLENRNSLFDLIN
- a CDS encoding amidophosphoribosyltransferase, which codes for MSNDLDKPKSNCGIVGVYGHKDAAVYAYQCLYALQHRGQESSGIVSSDGKNMFRHVGMGLVNDSFSDIKTLKELKGRLAIGHNRYSTTGSNMLTNAQPFMVNFKESPIAISHNGNFVNSRQVRNELVEKGSIFQTSSDTEVVLHLMARAKATDIVGKMQAAFAKIKGAYSIVLASNNKVIGLRDPRGWRPLCLGKKGKTYIIASESCALDLIGAQYVREIDPGEIVVLDKDGVSSYWLKEKADRKACIFEYVYFSRPDSRIFDENVDKARRKLGKKLALEHPVAADIVISVPDSSNTAALGYASGSGIKFEIGLIRNHYVGRTFIHPEQSVRDFKVRVKFNPVEGVLKDRRVVLVDDSIVRGTTLKQLAKMLRKAGAKEVHVRVSSPPIIAPCYYGMDFPTKQELVASDKTIEKIRKFLGIDSLGYLSLEGMISAVSNGKSGFCTACFTGNYPLKPEDGMTKLQLEDENNSN